The Pirellulimonas nuda genome includes a region encoding these proteins:
- a CDS encoding transposase, translating into MSRSEAMGMGRRERDRQDVLFVTAQQLPKSQGHAFYKRLNRLLSEAGFDREVEKLCEPYYQPTGTRGRPSVPPGVYFRMLMVGYFEGIGSQRGIAWRCADSLSLREFLGVPLTEATPDHSTLSRVRDRLPLEVHQEVFRLVLQLAAQQGLLKGKTVAVDSTTLEADAAMKSIVRRDTGEDWKAYVIGLMKKEGVIEKGDEPSDEEVRRFDKKRKNKRVSNAEWVSTTDPSARITKLKDGRTHLAYKAEHVVDIETELILAAEVYHGDHSDTKTLCDSVMEAQTHLSEAGLEAQIEEAVADKGYHAAEQLELVTSVGVRTYVPEPKRRGESRLSAKPVEQQRAVKGNRRRTKTAKNKRLQRLRSERVERSFAHVCDTGGSRRTWLRGIDKVRKRLLTSALVRNLGLVMRKLFGIGTPRGLQGEGGSAGLMQLAWLLIAAMKNLWDTHARLGARPTESRLQLLTVGGPQEYALRSTGC; encoded by the coding sequence TTGAGCAGGAGCGAAGCGATGGGGATGGGAAGGCGAGAGCGGGATCGGCAGGACGTGTTGTTCGTGACGGCCCAGCAGCTGCCCAAGAGTCAGGGGCACGCGTTCTACAAGCGGCTCAATAGGCTGCTTTCCGAGGCGGGCTTCGACCGCGAGGTCGAGAAGCTGTGCGAGCCGTACTACCAGCCGACCGGCACGCGTGGGCGGCCGTCGGTCCCGCCGGGAGTCTACTTCCGGATGTTGATGGTGGGTTACTTCGAGGGGATCGGTTCACAGCGGGGCATCGCGTGGCGGTGCGCCGACAGCCTCAGCCTGCGGGAGTTCCTGGGCGTTCCGCTGACCGAGGCGACCCCCGATCACTCGACGCTCAGCCGGGTCCGCGACCGCCTGCCGCTGGAAGTCCACCAGGAAGTGTTCCGGCTGGTGCTGCAACTGGCGGCGCAGCAGGGACTGCTAAAAGGCAAGACGGTAGCGGTCGATTCGACTACCCTTGAAGCCGATGCGGCGATGAAGAGCATCGTGCGGCGCGACACAGGAGAAGACTGGAAGGCGTACGTCATCGGCTTGATGAAGAAGGAAGGAGTGATCGAAAAAGGAGACGAGCCGAGCGACGAAGAGGTCCGCCGCTTCGATAAGAAGCGGAAGAACAAAAGGGTCTCGAACGCCGAGTGGGTCAGCACGACCGACCCGAGCGCACGGATCACCAAGCTCAAGGACGGCCGCACGCATTTGGCGTACAAGGCGGAGCACGTGGTCGATATCGAGACGGAGCTGATCTTGGCGGCAGAGGTCTATCACGGCGACCACAGCGACACGAAGACCCTCTGCGACAGCGTGATGGAGGCGCAGACGCACCTGTCAGAGGCTGGGCTGGAAGCGCAGATCGAAGAAGCGGTTGCCGACAAGGGCTACCACGCTGCCGAGCAGCTGGAACTGGTCACGTCGGTCGGGGTGCGGACGTATGTGCCGGAGCCCAAGCGCCGCGGCGAGTCGCGTCTGAGCGCCAAGCCAGTCGAGCAGCAGCGCGCGGTGAAGGGTAACCGCCGGCGGACCAAGACCGCCAAGAACAAACGGCTCCAGCGGCTGAGGAGTGAACGGGTCGAGCGCAGCTTCGCCCACGTGTGCGACACCGGCGGGTCACGCCGCACATGGCTGCGGGGGATCGACAAGGTGAGGAAGCGGTTACTGACGTCGGCGCTGGTGCGGAACCTGGGCCTGGTAATGCGGAAGCTGTTCGGGATCGGCACGCCGAGGGGCCTGCAGGGCGAAGGTGGCTCCGCCGGGCTTATGCAGCTCGCCTGGCTTCTCATCGCGGCGATGAAGAACTTGTGGGACACACATGCTCGCCTGGGAGCCCGGCCTACAGAGTCACGCCTCCAACTGCTCACAGTTGGCGGGCCACAGGAGTATGCGCTTAGATCAACGGGCTGCTAG